TTTACTCATGCActatagtaaaattaattatttaattttattatttttaaatatatatcaaCTAGTTTATATCTTTTCAACTGTTGAATCACTTTTATTAATTGaagtgattaaataattataattttaaaattatataaatggataacatataaaaaataaggtttaatcaaattaaaatacgtgtaaacttttattaattgaaatagTAGGACTAATTAATTATagattaaaaacattttatttattttatacattactaatagtttaatttttattttgaagattattTTATATGCTAATACTTGGTCAATAACTCTGTCAATTGTTAGTGCCAAAACTCTCATATGGCAGTTCCCCAATCTCCAATATAATATTATGTAAGACGCGTTTTGCTTACCCAACTCATCAAATCATCACAGATGACCTATTTAGTAAAGATCaccaaattttaatttaggAGCACTTTGTGAGACATCAAATTTAAATTCCATTTAGGTgccaattataaaaaaaaataatagaaaaaattagtttaaaaaaaatatagagcTATAAAAAGCTGAAATCTCAACTAAAAAAATCTAGTACATGGGTAGAATTAGATGGCCAAATGaaatattttacatatataGAGCTACCAATATCTCACTaatccattaaaaaaaaaaaaacacgaaGCAATTTTCCAACCGTATATGCTACTACTAGAGGTCAACCTTTTTCCTGCACTTCTGTGCCTGAATCGCCTGGCTTGAAATATTAACTGTGATACTGCAATTCATCGTCACAGTAATATGCTTCTTAATAATATTAAGCAGTTTTACCCTCCCTGGAATTTTCGAGTAACTGTCCATTGTCAGCAGCCCCGTGCCCGCTTCCGTACTCAGATTTGGGCTGGAAACCAACTTGCCGGTCATTATATCCACCGTAACATTCATCCGCATGGTCCGTCGAGCTTTTGCACGGCCTGGTGGTCCTCGAGCCTCTCCGACCACCTCTCCATGGTAGTAAATTGCTGAAGTGGTGTTATTGTACCTGAACGATGCTATGTTTGGATTTTTCACTGAAACATCTGCAATCAAAGATATGTTCACCCCTGGCTTTGGAATATTGGTGTTGTTGATCAGCTCGAGCTGAGTGATGGTCACACCATTCAATTTTATCCAAGGATTCTTGATGCGGAAGATTGTGAAGATTAATATCACGATCACTATGGCGGCGGTGAGCAACACTGCCGTGATGCATCCACAGCATTTTATGCATCTTCTGCGACGCAATTTCTTCGATTGAAGGGCAGATTCTTCCTCATCACTGCTTGTGCGATCTGTAGATGGGGCTAGAGGCCTTACCTGCTCGTGCTCCACCATGGCCGGAGATTGTGAACAAGGGAAATAGTTAACTGAGTTGAGGAGGGTAGTCGTTGACACTTGAAAGTGCTTGTGTTGCGGTTTTTATAATGTAATTAACTAAGCATGAGGTGGCAGTAGGAGTAATGCGGGGGAATagctaattttatataaaattaattaaaagtacacaattaaaataataaatttaaaaacatcGTTAATGAGATAAgtaattcgattttttatataaaaaataattttaaaatatatatttattcagtgcattttacattttattaaattaatttaatataaatttcagTTCAGGGGCATATGTAAACATTTTGTGTTTTGTCGTAACAAGAGATATTCAAGCATTGAAGGTTGACTATTGGGTAATTGTAATCTTTTTGGCAAATCACACATTCATTTAATAATCTGGATTTAGTCACATCTAAGGTTTccaatttgaataaataaaatgatatttaattaagagttaaaattataaattcatccCTATTGATAAGATTTTTATTTGGGTATTACTATTAGTTCTAATGTAGATTAGTCTCATATGAGTGGAGACATACCTTTCATACAGACaaaaaatgagaaaagaaaATGCCCTCCAACACAAGTatataaaaccattaaaaaaaaatggttaATGCTTGTCATCTGGACTAAAGGGAagacttaatttaaaaaaaataaaaaaatatatcagtTGATctcatatataatatattaatacaagaaaataaataaaataatatattttattgaaaaaaaaaatgaagaaattggCAACATAGGCAGAGTATGCAATCACCAATCAGCAAGGTATTGGTTAATTGGCTGATTATCCACCAACTACCAACCAAAAAATCGTCctcataataaataaatgagaaaCTGATTTTATCCGGCATCTTtgcattcaaacaatataatatatattttaataagtgGAAACTCATTAACTGCTCACGCCACCTGGAATATATCGCTTATGTTTTTTACTCTCATTTAAATACTCACGGTTTAAAAACGATtacaatattttcttttttattttataattttttatacatattaaaaaataattatttttattatttacttatttatttaattatatcaatattaaaaatattaaattttattaaatattcaaaaatattttgagagattttttaaaaataaaaataaaaataaaaataattataatagttaatttatttatattcctatagtatgagaaatgaaaatgaataataaatataaaataattaagccATTTTCATTTCCATaactaaataaaaaagtaaGCCACAATAGTATTTTCATTTCCATCAAATATTATGTTAtacagaggaaaaaaaaaaaagcttggtttttcaaaaattaaaggaGAACAAAATCCTCAAATTTTCTATTCTATcagtaaaaaatcaaaatttttatcttttcatAAGCTAATCAAGAAGAAACCCAAGATTTAAACATAATCTGTAcaagaaaattttcaattatcaacagatttttcaattgaattttaaatctgtaattagtaaatattaatgaaatttttgttattatttctaatgaattttaaattcgtaaagaaattaaaaaataataatttgtgaGATTTGTTGGTAGATTCGCTAGCAAATAACGTATTGTAATCCAtccaaataattattattttaattaaatagtaaattttattattaatattattttttattaatttaataaaatttataattatattattattattattactatatttttaatttatgtctaatatttattagaaattcataaaaaaatataaataagagaaaagtaaatgagagaaaatgattaaaaaaaaagagaaaaagagaaaaaaatgatagaaagaaaataataaaaaaaatagtataaCAGAAATAATGTGAATGAAAATTAtagagaaaaggaaagaaaatgagagaaaatgaaagaagatgatggaaaagaaaatgaaaaaagtgaatgaaaaattatagagaaaaataaagaaaataataaaagagaatgaaaaaaaaatgataagagataaaaaaaaaataaaaaagagaataaaaaatattaagataaaAAAGTGAAACGAAACAaagtcataaaaaaataattaagaaagagaaaaaaataaataaaaatgatatatgAATGAAAGATTAAATAGAAATACTATTATATTTATGAATTGTGGATTATTAatggatttaaaaataaatttttttattattaatttttttctttaaaaaaaattcttcaaaaattaCTAATGAGTTTATAATTTGTTATAACTCTTAGTGAttgaaaaatatgaatttaaaaaaacaattgcaggaattttacataaaattttattttaaatttaatgataaaattgtgataaatttaacataaaatttaataaaaaatttttaaattctttaataatttattgagtatattattaacagatttaaaattgattaataatttaaatactttttaaatttattaacaaattaaaatctattactaaattataaataaatttactactaaattttaaaatctattagtaATATCAATAGATTATTAACAGATTTAAAATTcgttgataaatttttatataaaatttttcatatgaAAAATGCCgagtaaacttttaaatttattaataaatttattaaaattattaacagattaaaatctattaataaaatttattgataatctaaaacttttatatattattttaaataagaaaaagaagaaaaacattCTAAAAATAAATGAGTTTCATCTGTTCTTCATAGAAAGTATAAAAAtagtgaaaataataatatgaatacCGACCTAATCAAAGGGTAATTGAAATTAacgatttgaattaaatatattttattgaattctcgataattttaatgaatcaaaaaatttattatagacttaattgaatatttagatAATTATCAAAGGTTTAAAATGCCTTTTACCTTATGGATAAATCACTACGTAATCGGTAAATGGTTTACCTCTTTCGctagttaatattttatttataataataaataatattaaaatagcaATTCAATCAAAATAAAGCATTGACACAAAATGTGAAGTAACATTCCCTTATCAGTCCTTTATGAATTAGAATGTAAGTTTGAGTCACTCTATTAATCAATTCATATATTTGTCATTttctgaaaatttattttttaaaaaaattaatatttttatttgaaattccaAGTTTGCTTAAACAAACACATAAATGTAGACATAGATAGAGTATAGAGATAAaacaaaatatcataaaaagttattataaaataatcaaatttcaGATTTTAACATTCTCAATGAAGCATAGGATGAAATTGATTAGGTTTAAATATAAAGTCAGAGAATTACTGAACTTCTATCTAGCTCAGATTGATTCTAACACTTGCCATACATGagcaaatttaattaaatgctAAAATAGTGAATCTCAAAAAGATATTTGTTTTTCATCGATTGCGCTAAGTAATTTCAACATTATTAACGACGATTGAAATTTAAAGAAATGTTTAgatcttaatatttaaatatttgaatgtttagatcttaatatttaaataaataatttaatttgatagaaATTTTCTATTAATATGATTGGTTTATCAATGAAATAAATGTCGGTGATTAATGAGAGGTTTGactgaattttaaatttgaaaaaattaaaatttttatgttaaaaattaattatttatctatTCTTAGCGACTATCATATCACCATTATATAAACTCTGTTTAAAATATATCTTCTCTGTCACTAATCTCATTATCAGTCTTATTGATCaggttaaaaatttaaactctaTTTGAAATGTTTCTTTTCTATCACTAGTCTCGTCAATAAATAAAGAGTCGACTAACCATGGCTTTACTTATATTTTGATGCTAACATATTATTAAATGAAGTTTTTgggaaaatattaaattaatcgtTATTAATTTGTCGAATAATGAttaattgtaaaattagttGAGGAGAATATTCTGACTTTATATTAGTAGATTTACTTCACCAGTCGTTTTGGAAAAAAGGGTCGACTTCGGAGAGGGTTAAAAATGCCGTAAAAGAATGGAGATGCGGGGTATCGATCCCCGTACCTCTCGCATGCTAAGCGAGCGCTCTACCATCTGAGCTACATCCCCTTGGCTTTTGAGTATCAAATagtaaattatatcaaaaaatatttgcTAAGTAGAAGTTCATGAAGAAAATGATTCAGTTCTTTCAGAGTTCAAATACCCATCTCATCTCATACATAACAAATGGACTTTGACTGATAACAAAAgcaagaaattagaagagatCAGAAAGGCCAGGTGGGGAGCTTGATCTCGCCCTTATTAGAGAGGGGAATGGTGAAGTTGCCAATGATAGGAAGATCAATGGTGAGGTCCACTTCTAACTCATAGTCTATGTCCCAGTCTGTGCCAATGTCCCTCGCCAAGCTCATTAGTATACTATGAGGGACCTTTAATGTCACATTCAGCATTGTTACACCATTTGCCTTGAGTGATCCAGGATCTGTCATATTTCCTGACGCTATCACTCTGTTCCACATCAACCAAATCACCATATCACATTCGCAATATCAGTTTAACATACTTAAATTCTAAATATGGCAATGATCAAGCAAAGCTTTTCCAAAATGGAGGAGAAGAGAGCGCAGATCGAACCTGCCATCGCTTTTAAGAGTGTAGGAGACCTCACAGATGGGTAAAGAATGGCTGTATGGGTTACTGATAGAAATCTTGGCAAAATATTCAACGTAATCTCGGTGGACGCTACTCATATCCACATCGTTGACAGTAGCCGCCGGCTTTTTCAGGTTAACTACCTTCTCCACCACAAAATTCTTTGCCTTGTCCAGCAGCTGCAACATTGTaattttagaaatgaaagaagtAAGAAAGATCGAAATGAAGAAAGAATATGCAAAGATTGGTTACTAAACGGACTGCTTTATAGCGACGATTGTGAGAGATTCTTGGGTGGTGCATTGATGGCGACCTATGGCTCGTGGGTTCCTCCTTTCCAATGCTTCAAATTGAAGCAGATGAGTATCTGGGGTGAGCATGGAGTACGCATCAATAATGCAAATGGGTTTCTTCATTCTTGCATGAAAATTTCGAAGATAAAAGCCAAAACAAGTGTACAAAAAAGTTGGAACTTTAGATGACTAACTTCCATGTATATAACTGTTGGCTTGAAGCTTCACTTGAATTGAATGTGATTGGTGAAAATGGATTAGGACTCCTTGAAAATTTTGTCAGGTAATTAAATGATGTATTTTCTTGAAATTCATCACAGATTCAGAGTTTTTATTATGGTGCTATTTTTCTGGTAGCTTAATTCCAACTTGTATTCTTATTTTAGGACAAAAACATTGAGAACCCAATCATAAAATCAAATTTGATTccattgaaaatattaaaatgctttCCCATTTCATTATTGTAGGATTAAggtgaaaatattatattaatatatttttttcttgatccattttttatattcattttactAAAGTATACAGTAAAATGTCTATAACTGTAAAATCCCAATGTCAGGTTCTAATTAAagtgaattatatatataaaaaaaaggagaaaatgtgttatttttaagaaaaaaacaaagaagTGATTGAATATTAATTGATGTTCTATGCTGATTATTTTCTTGgatctaaattaaaaaatcacaaGAAAATGGTAACTTATAGATAAATATAAAGGACGACTagctaaataaaagaaaaactagTGTGGGCACTagagaagaaaaaataattacaatggAAATTCCATGCTCAACACAAAAATTACACGTTTTGctcaactaattaattaataaccaTGCTATTGCATGAAACACGaaaaaaactataataataCTATGAAATTGATCTTCACCagtttaatttcaataaattagacATACATGTGATATtcgtttaaaataattttagttataattcattttaaatttgaattttcataTTTAGTATGATACAATTTTAAAacacaatataattttatataattcttGTGTAATATAATCTCATAATCagaacttattttaattttttaaaatattatctatAAATGAAAAAATCTTGCAGTGGAACATATGGTTGACTTGAAAACTTTGGTGGGACTGATGAGGTTTGGATCAGCTAGAATGGGTCTGTCAATCGGCCTTTTACATAGCAATTTTTCTACAAATTGGCATAAAGAAGTGGTATTGACGGTGATTCTAGCTAGTCCGTCATAGATAAACACGAGGTTACTGTAAGTATGCATGTAATAGTAAGTACATGAATTATATGTATAACTGCATAATGCCAAGAACGAATCATTGAACTTGTGATTTTCAATTACAGCTGATGAGAAGTGAAGTTAGAAGCTAGAGAGGAACTGCATCTGCTTAAGAAGAGGAGTTAGAGTTTCCATGAGCTTCTCGCAAGGATGGTTATGGATGCCCTCATAAGTAGTCACTACCATGCTCGTGTCTTTGGAGAGCCTCTGTACTTGCTTCTTCACATTGCATGTGTGATTTGTGCAGCGATAGTAACTCCTTCAATTCAGTCCACGttaaccaaaaaaataaaataaaaatcagaatCAATCTGTTGCATATTGTTTCATGCGAACCATAAATCTAAACTTTTTTCCAATATCTATCTCATTCTTTCTCTCTATAAGAATTcataaatttctatttaaagAGGATCGGAACTTGGGTTTAGCTCAGCTAAAATCTTATTACTAATTAACTAaggtatttatatattttagaaaaagaagaaaaaaaagccaTGCAATGCAACGTCGGAGAGATGATGTGGTAATATGATTAGTACCTGGGATATGCACTGTTTTTGACAGATTTCTGGCCATATTTCCTCCAACGGTAGCCGTCATCGAGAATATCGTCGGGACTCTTAGTTTGAAAAGCGAACCTAGGCCGACTATGTTTCTTCATGAGTCGTCCACTCTTTCTCCTATCCTTTTGTTCCTCAGCTATCACAGAAGCGCTTTCAATCGTTGAAGGCCTTTCATCTCCTACAGCGGCCTGACCGGAAAGAAGGCTGACCCAATCAATATGAGGAAGCAGTTGAGGGTCTATAAAGGGAGGATGCAGTGATGAGGAAGGTGAGAAGAGATGGGGGGGCAATTGTGGGGCTTCTTGGCCTTCCATTTCCATTTGTGGGGCTCCAAAGAGAATGATAAGAGAGGAACTGATGAGGATGTTGGATAATACACATATATAGATAAATAAAGATGAGTGAAGAAAAGTTGAGAAGTTGGAGATGGAGAGAGGAAAATTAAGGGTTAATTGAAAGGATTatgaaatgaaaaagaaatccAAGGGTAAAGCCAAGCCAAGCCAACTATATTTCACCAACTTCTGTTCAACTGCCCTTAAGTAAAAAAGGACACGTACCCAATAGAAGTTTAATGtgcttaataatattaattcaataaattgctatttttttttgaaatgaagatAAATGCTTGGAGTAGAATCtgaaatatttcatatttatttaccATTGAATTAAATATGTGACTGCAATTCAATAAATTACTATTATCAGTTTAATTAGAATTTAACTTGTATTTAAATTTTGCACAATAAAATTTCTAAGTTTCtgattaatgtattttttaaatttttacaaatagATATTCATAATAAACTATAAAGTAGGATTTGGTATGCTTATTTGAATTTTATAGTTAATTGTATAAAGAATTTGTTACCTTTAATTCATTTTGATTTATTGatcttattttaatataataaaattttaataatatatattatttttattgtatttgaCTACTAATTAACATGGTtttctaaatatatataaaattaaaagttaagagATTGTTTGTGATACACCCATTTAAATTAAGAGATAGTAACTGAAATTCAGTAATTCAATATATAAACTTGTGACATAACATAAGAAGGTGGAAACTTGGACAACACTAAATTGAAGTTTAAGAAATGTTATGGTGGAAATTGATATTAAGATACAACCACCAGAATTGATTGAAAAATAATGAGCGAAATTATCTCAAATTTGTAACTCTAGGTGGACCccacatttaattttattttatttttaaaaaattttttaaatattttttaaatatttaatgtatttaaaataaattaaaaaattaataaaaaatatatttcttaataggtatgaaaaaataaaatcaacaatTATATGCGAGTAACCATATTCAAattcacataaaaataaatgaaatcgaGCAATATGCATCAGGTCCACAATGAGTCATAATCGCTCATAGTAATGGCTGGGCACGCCCAAAAAGTCAAGAACAGCCATTGAGATAATGCATGTAGTAACTGTTGTTGGGGGCTTAAGAGGGCCCGGCCCACAACTTACATCAGTATTTTTTTCTCTGAAACTTACATCCATACGTGACACTGAAAAACCCAAATTTGTCATGTTGCTTCTCGATTTTTTTAGCGCTACTAACGTATCAATTTATTGGAAATTAAACCCTCTTCTATTCAGGATAATATAGCAAATTCTCATTGGCATTCTACAGCAAGTTTAACTGTT
The sequence above is a segment of the Manihot esculenta cultivar AM560-2 chromosome 5, M.esculenta_v8, whole genome shotgun sequence genome. Coding sequences within it:
- the LOC110615912 gene encoding late embryogenesis abundant protein At1g64065, which translates into the protein MVEHEQVRPLAPSTDRTSSDEEESALQSKKLRRRRCIKCCGCITAVLLTAAIVIVILIFTIFRIKNPWIKLNGVTITQLELINNTNIPKPGVNISLIADVSVKNPNIASFRYNNTTSAIYYHGEVVGEARGPPGRAKARRTMRMNVTVDIMTGKLVSSPNLSTEAGTGLLTMDSYSKIPGRVKLLNIIKKHITVTMNCSITVNISSQAIQAQKCRKKVDL
- the LOC110616077 gene encoding late embryogenesis abundant protein Lea14-A, giving the protein MLQLLDKAKNFVVEKVVNLKKPAATVNDVDMSSVHRDYVEYFAKISISNPYSHSLPICEVSYTLKSDGRVIASGNMTDPGSLKANGVTMLNVTLKVPHSILMSLARDIGTDWDIDYELEVDLTIDLPIIGNFTIPLSNKGEIKLPTWPF
- the LOC110616186 gene encoding probable WRKY transcription factor 43; the encoded protein is MEMEGQEAPQLPPHLFSPSSSLHPPFIDPQLLPHIDWVSLLSGQAAVGDERPSTIESASVIAEEQKDRRKSGRLMKKHSRPRFAFQTKSPDDILDDGYRWRKYGQKSVKNSAYPRSYYRCTNHTCNVKKQVQRLSKDTSMVVTTYEGIHNHPCEKLMETLTPLLKQMQFLSSF